A region of Sphingomonas crusticola DNA encodes the following proteins:
- a CDS encoding S9 family peptidase: protein MTVAMRPLIWLALIFACGIGEAGWSRSPTDTAARPFTFDEMAKLEDIGPGAFTPDGSSLIFVRRPRFSDLPDYSLAPFGPFFGELMTANARSGDAKPLFRKSKGALYALISRSPDGRYVAYFRACRGELRLGVFDRRTGRERILNDAPAQDYYHELTPIWLGTHELAFSAQEPGQLAAYMPYFRRATGEALHKAWQATWVGRTASYGLYRSRPSNENAPFRGILLRIDVSTGKSHKIADGLYSDLRVSRDGKYLSGLRQYEKDQLGTDVTSTAWTYGRAHLALFNLHSGKSVQAVPSLDIVPGTMEWSPHDDRIGFFAWPNGGAAGQGRFYSFDLALHQLREFSHRGLDLVNEREFGPPGRPMRFLWLGRDIAVAARQNPGGDQTPRFTQRGVTGRDLNADPGRFDWYLLGDGGSIRNLTSTYKTVSPWVAGETRSGAYLILDREVMRMAADGTASRIAPGRRVAAYPEASGPAVQGRQPFGSTAIFRSADANQHQLLAFDLARGAERDLSFPPGLVTLMAFGPASGSVAFKKILPNGTDVAIQAGEQAARVVFRINKFLAGVGKPLSWAISYAGRSGEALTSCLTLPANYQAGHRYPTIVYVYPESTPSCSAEPLLQQPIGYENHNILLAHGYAFLSVANPGIATREGGPLGGIVEATDRAIDAAVAEGLVDPERLGLIGASGAGYSGLWLAGHSNRFKAIVSINGIADAHTHYYSHGIDQLFYSELVPWNGQAQRYEGRDQFTLQASPWESPEIYWKASPVAYADKIDAAVLLVSTDMDSGGISEQYDEMFVALHRLRKTVDYVKYWGEWHGPSSFANVRDLTQRTVAWFDKYVAPARAGGPLGRGRASGSEWAPSTATRP from the coding sequence GTGACCGTCGCGATGCGGCCGCTCATCTGGCTGGCTCTCATCTTCGCCTGTGGGATCGGCGAGGCGGGTTGGTCCCGCAGCCCGACCGACACCGCGGCGCGGCCATTCACCTTCGATGAAATGGCCAAGCTCGAAGACATTGGGCCGGGGGCTTTCACGCCCGATGGCAGCTCTCTGATTTTTGTTCGAAGGCCGCGGTTTAGCGACCTTCCCGATTATAGCCTCGCGCCGTTCGGCCCATTCTTTGGCGAGCTGATGACAGCAAACGCCCGAAGCGGCGACGCGAAGCCTCTGTTCCGGAAGAGCAAAGGGGCATTATATGCTCTCATCAGTCGGTCGCCGGATGGGCGCTACGTCGCTTATTTTCGAGCTTGCCGCGGCGAGCTACGGCTCGGCGTTTTTGACCGACGGACCGGGCGAGAGCGGATTTTAAACGATGCTCCGGCCCAGGATTACTACCATGAGCTGACGCCCATCTGGCTTGGGACCCACGAGCTTGCATTCAGTGCTCAGGAACCGGGCCAGTTGGCCGCTTACATGCCGTACTTCCGCCGCGCGACGGGGGAAGCTTTGCACAAGGCCTGGCAGGCGACCTGGGTGGGAAGAACAGCGTCCTACGGCCTCTATCGCAGCCGACCATCCAACGAGAATGCGCCCTTTCGAGGCATCCTGCTGCGAATCGATGTGTCGACGGGAAAATCGCACAAAATAGCCGACGGTCTCTATTCGGATTTGCGGGTCTCCCGCGATGGGAAATATCTCTCCGGCCTTCGCCAATATGAAAAGGACCAGCTTGGGACGGACGTGACCTCCACGGCGTGGACCTATGGTCGCGCGCACCTCGCGCTCTTCAATCTCCATTCCGGCAAGTCCGTTCAGGCAGTCCCGTCGCTCGACATAGTGCCGGGAACGATGGAATGGTCGCCCCATGACGACCGGATCGGTTTCTTCGCTTGGCCCAATGGCGGCGCGGCGGGGCAGGGACGCTTCTATTCCTTCGACCTTGCCCTCCATCAGCTTCGCGAATTCTCTCACCGCGGGCTCGACCTCGTCAACGAACGGGAGTTTGGCCCACCGGGCCGGCCAATGCGCTTCCTGTGGCTTGGTCGAGATATCGCCGTGGCGGCTCGTCAAAATCCGGGAGGCGACCAGACGCCACGGTTTACCCAGCGCGGCGTTACTGGCCGCGACCTTAACGCGGACCCCGGCCGTTTCGACTGGTATCTGCTGGGAGACGGGGGGAGCATCCGCAACCTGACTTCCACGTACAAAACGGTGTCGCCCTGGGTCGCCGGGGAGACGAGGTCGGGCGCTTATCTCATACTCGATCGCGAAGTGATGCGAATGGCAGCGGACGGGACCGCCTCGCGTATCGCACCTGGTCGAAGGGTGGCAGCCTATCCGGAAGCCAGCGGGCCGGCCGTGCAAGGGCGCCAGCCCTTTGGCTCCACCGCGATTTTCCGTTCCGCGGATGCAAACCAGCATCAATTGCTTGCCTTCGATCTCGCGCGCGGTGCGGAACGGGATTTGTCCTTCCCACCGGGCCTTGTAACCCTGATGGCGTTCGGGCCTGCATCCGGCAGCGTGGCTTTTAAGAAAATCCTTCCGAACGGGACGGACGTCGCCATCCAAGCCGGCGAACAAGCAGCAAGAGTGGTCTTCCGGATCAACAAGTTTCTGGCGGGTGTCGGCAAACCTTTGTCGTGGGCGATTAGCTATGCGGGGCGCAGCGGAGAAGCGCTGACAAGTTGTTTAACCCTGCCGGCAAACTATCAGGCGGGCCATCGCTACCCGACAATCGTGTATGTCTATCCTGAGAGCACGCCATCCTGTTCGGCTGAACCTCTTCTTCAGCAGCCGATAGGATATGAAAATCACAATATCCTCCTGGCGCACGGCTACGCTTTCCTTAGTGTGGCAAATCCCGGGATCGCCACCCGTGAGGGTGGACCGCTGGGCGGGATTGTTGAGGCCACCGATCGGGCGATCGATGCCGCGGTCGCGGAAGGATTGGTCGATCCGGAGCGGCTAGGGCTGATTGGCGCCAGTGGGGCTGGATATAGCGGCCTTTGGCTGGCGGGGCACAGCAACCGCTTCAAGGCGATTGTGTCGATAAACGGAATCGCCGACGCTCACACGCACTACTATTCTCATGGAATCGATCAGCTTTTCTACTCTGAACTGGTGCCATGGAACGGACAGGCGCAGCGATATGAGGGGCGCGACCAATTCACGCTTCAGGCGTCCCCTTGGGAGAGCCCGGAGATTTATTGGAAGGCTAGTCCCGTCGCTTACGCGGATAAGATCGATGCAGCTGTTCTGCTGGTAAGCACCGATATGGATAGTGGCGGAATTTCCGAGCAATATGACGAAATGTTCGTCGCGCTCCACCGCCTACGAAAAACCGTGGACTATGTGAAATATTGGGGGGAGTGGCACGGCCCCTCAAGCTTCGCCAATGTACGCGACCTTACGCAGCGGACCGTGGCCTGGTTCGACAAATATGTTGCTCCAGCTAGGGCTGGCGGGCCGCTTGGCCGCGGGCGAGCATCGGGTTCGGAATGGGCTCCCTCGACTGCTACGCGGCCATGA
- a CDS encoding FecR family protein, translating into MSIVSIRRTGSASATAETAAFWVLRQERAPLSELEEERFAAWLAEDLAHVEAYENAIWALDAAAHHAGEAPIRQMRDAALAARDARRPRRWLSAAGGALAASLAALWLFLGLPGAQRPHNASSYIAASDPNNATYRTQIGERLTVTLPDQSLATIDTNSELRVAYSATERRLTLTRGQALFEVAHGRPTPFRVAAGGREIVAVGTVFNVRIKGSDVRVALLDGTVRVRPATDRSGETAAEVTMHAGETLQASATGRVAVQPADVGQVASWRGGDLVFNDAKLADAVAEINRYTRRPIRIESNAIIGLRISGVFRTNDPERFSQAITEVLPVDLVRHGDGVLSLRARQAP; encoded by the coding sequence GTGAGTATCGTATCGATCCGGCGAACCGGCAGCGCGAGCGCCACCGCCGAGACAGCCGCCTTCTGGGTTTTACGTCAGGAACGTGCCCCCCTGTCGGAGTTGGAGGAGGAGCGCTTCGCCGCGTGGCTCGCGGAAGACCTCGCCCATGTGGAAGCTTATGAAAATGCCATCTGGGCACTCGACGCGGCGGCGCATCATGCGGGGGAGGCGCCCATCCGCCAGATGCGCGACGCGGCGCTCGCCGCACGCGACGCGCGCAGGCCGCGCCGCTGGTTGAGCGCCGCCGGTGGTGCGCTGGCGGCGTCCCTGGCGGCCTTGTGGTTGTTCCTCGGGCTGCCGGGTGCCCAAAGGCCGCACAACGCCTCCAGCTACATCGCCGCGAGCGATCCGAACAACGCCACTTATCGTACGCAGATCGGCGAACGGCTGACGGTGACCTTGCCGGACCAATCGCTCGCGACGATCGATACCAACAGCGAGCTTCGCGTGGCCTATTCCGCGACCGAGCGCCGCTTGACCCTGACGCGTGGCCAGGCTCTGTTCGAGGTCGCGCACGGCCGGCCGACGCCGTTCCGCGTAGCTGCGGGTGGCCGCGAAATCGTCGCGGTCGGCACCGTCTTCAACGTGCGTATCAAGGGGTCGGACGTGCGCGTCGCGCTGCTGGACGGCACGGTGCGGGTGCGCCCGGCAACGGACCGATCCGGCGAAACCGCGGCCGAGGTGACGATGCACGCCGGGGAGACGCTGCAGGCCTCGGCCACCGGCCGCGTCGCTGTCCAACCGGCGGATGTCGGGCAGGTGGCGAGCTGGCGCGGGGGCGACCTCGTCTTCAACGATGCCAAGCTTGCCGATGCCGTAGCCGAGATCAACCGTTACACGCGCCGGCCTATCCGGATCGAAAGCAACGCGATTATTGGCCTACGGATCAGTGGCGTGTTTCGGACCAACGATCCTGAGCGCTTCTCGCAAGCGATTACGGAGGTGCTACCGGTTGATCTCGTCCGGCACGGCGACGGCGTGCTTTCGCTCCGCGCCCGGCAAGCGCCCTGA
- a CDS encoding S9 family peptidase, giving the protein MKPFFKAIIAATIASCLAVNGAWAAGPAVPPDIAVAYDHPRIAEDWEGRPIVASPDARNAVYEVKVTSNPEESERGYFLANGSPLTSDGSRLWILDLSSKASHALCPAGGNDWDPSFSPDGRTLAFYSDRTGQARLWLYDVMSDRCRQATDAPIKSTYFPFDHPRWSPDGKTIYVTFWPATGPGVQSIATKPTMMGHAPEADASGVTVFRHDPADKDAMATPNQSFDELCSYGTYLAASLGAVQPATGATKILVTDEAASDVGRGAVRHHPTAYFNVSPSGRWLSYYSTGCTVSGERFKASVDLYIVPTEGGMPTRVAAGLRPAGGGAEFDYGYRWHPRDDTLVYLKGGKLWRVQIGTDGPRTTTEVGKGLGPIVPSLLRFTDDGRNVIVGIGATDADRAKPIAIARVPLDGAAATQIAIGDGDLTVRSLPAAIDGTAWRTRKGAIVASGLDERTGDSILLGFDFAAGRATTLWHRTAGLSALVPVPNGALAVYEDFATPPDLYTISSEWRLGERLTNVAPGLGILHPGTIENFTSTIGQGDGTLREVHSSVILPPGAKRGDKLPAIVWFYPSSNFNRVVTHYGAPTPAADDLAHIFTARGYAVLLVDMPLGAGDKKGNVIDEIMDDLMPQIRKAIDLGYVDPYRLALRGQSFGGFATAAIITRTNLFRAAIASGGLFDLGGYYGQTSFVRGQLIDNGDWLESGQPRLGGPLWDDPARYIDNSPYYHADRIHTPLLILEGTNDFAGFIEGPKMFAALRRLDRTVDLALYDGAGHSPSNFKASQAQDQAMRMLAFLDRYLAAKGSK; this is encoded by the coding sequence ATGAAGCCATTTTTTAAGGCGATCATCGCCGCCACGATTGCCAGCTGCCTCGCCGTCAACGGAGCGTGGGCGGCTGGCCCCGCCGTCCCTCCCGACATAGCGGTCGCCTACGATCATCCGCGCATCGCCGAAGACTGGGAAGGCCGCCCTATCGTCGCGTCGCCTGACGCCCGCAACGCCGTCTATGAGGTCAAGGTCACCAGCAATCCCGAGGAGAGTGAGCGCGGCTATTTTCTGGCAAACGGGAGCCCGCTTACCAGCGACGGAAGCCGGCTCTGGATTCTCGACCTCTCGAGCAAAGCATCGCATGCGCTGTGCCCGGCCGGTGGGAACGATTGGGATCCCTCGTTCTCGCCGGATGGACGAACGCTTGCTTTCTATTCGGACCGGACGGGGCAGGCACGTTTGTGGCTCTATGATGTTATGTCGGACCGCTGCCGTCAGGCGACCGACGCGCCAATCAAATCCACCTATTTTCCATTCGACCACCCGCGGTGGTCGCCAGATGGAAAGACAATTTACGTCACTTTCTGGCCGGCAACCGGGCCGGGCGTCCAGTCGATCGCAACCAAGCCCACAATGATGGGCCATGCGCCCGAAGCCGATGCAAGCGGCGTTACGGTTTTTAGGCATGATCCGGCGGATAAAGACGCGATGGCGACGCCCAACCAATCGTTCGACGAGCTATGTTCGTACGGAACCTATCTGGCCGCGTCCCTGGGAGCCGTCCAGCCGGCGACAGGCGCCACGAAGATTCTAGTCACCGATGAAGCTGCCAGCGACGTCGGTCGGGGCGCTGTCCGCCACCATCCAACCGCTTATTTCAATGTGTCGCCGTCCGGACGATGGCTCAGTTATTACAGCACCGGCTGCACGGTCTCCGGGGAACGTTTCAAGGCCAGCGTCGACCTCTACATTGTGCCGACGGAGGGCGGCATGCCGACTCGCGTCGCGGCCGGACTGCGCCCAGCTGGAGGCGGCGCGGAGTTTGATTATGGCTATCGCTGGCATCCGCGCGATGACACGCTGGTCTATCTCAAGGGCGGCAAGCTGTGGCGTGTCCAGATCGGTACGGACGGACCACGGACGACCACGGAAGTCGGCAAAGGTCTCGGCCCGATCGTACCGTCGCTCCTTCGATTCACGGATGACGGGAGAAACGTTATCGTGGGCATTGGAGCTACGGATGCGGACAGGGCGAAGCCGATCGCTATCGCGCGCGTACCGCTGGACGGCGCAGCCGCAACCCAGATCGCCATCGGCGACGGCGATCTGACGGTGCGGTCGTTGCCGGCCGCAATTGACGGAACCGCATGGCGGACGCGCAAGGGCGCGATCGTCGCGAGCGGGCTCGACGAACGCACCGGCGATAGCATCCTGCTCGGCTTCGATTTCGCTGCGGGCCGGGCAACGACTTTATGGCATCGCACGGCAGGTTTGAGCGCGCTCGTTCCGGTCCCGAACGGCGCGCTGGCCGTCTACGAGGATTTTGCGACGCCACCCGATCTCTACACAATTTCAAGCGAGTGGCGCCTCGGCGAGAGACTGACGAACGTCGCCCCGGGGCTCGGCATTTTGCATCCAGGCACGATCGAGAACTTTACGTCGACGATTGGGCAGGGCGACGGGACGTTGCGGGAGGTTCACAGCAGCGTGATCCTGCCGCCGGGCGCCAAGCGAGGCGACAAGCTTCCGGCGATCGTGTGGTTCTATCCCTCCAGCAACTTCAATCGGGTCGTCACGCACTATGGCGCCCCGACGCCCGCTGCCGACGACCTTGCCCACATCTTCACTGCGCGGGGCTATGCGGTCCTGTTAGTCGATATGCCGCTCGGTGCCGGTGATAAAAAAGGCAACGTGATCGACGAGATTATGGACGATCTTATGCCACAGATCCGTAAGGCAATCGATCTTGGTTATGTCGATCCCTACCGTCTGGCCTTACGCGGCCAGTCCTTCGGCGGTTTTGCAACCGCTGCCATCATAACGCGCACCAATCTGTTCCGCGCTGCGATCGCCAGCGGCGGATTGTTCGATCTGGGAGGCTATTATGGGCAGACATCCTTTGTGCGCGGGCAGCTCATCGACAACGGTGACTGGCTGGAATCTGGGCAACCGCGGCTGGGCGGCCCGCTCTGGGATGATCCGGCGCGCTACATAGACAATTCCCCATATTATCACGCCGACCGTATCCACACGCCGCTGTTGATCCTCGAGGGTACAAATGACTTTGCAGGATTTATTGAGGGGCCCAAGATGTTCGCTGCGCTGCGCCGATTGGATCGTACTGTCGATCTGGCGCTGTACGATGGCGCTGGCCATTCGCCCTCCAACTTTAAAGCGTCGCAGGCGCAGGATCAGGCCATGCGCATGCTCGCTTTCCTAGATAGATATTTGGCAGCGAAAGGTTCGAAGTAG
- a CDS encoding TonB-dependent receptor, whose protein sequence is MSCRTLLLAACAAGAAMPSAALATSPTFDVPARDLGGALMALARQANREIHFSADLTRPFTAPALQGELTVDEALTRLLAGTGLAYHINGSGAIVIEHPSGGADAGGAAAENESAEVVVTGTNIRGIVPRSSPLTIVDRRELDARGATTAEQAVNTFTQNFNSVSGNTTSADRAGFFNQTGTNGVDLRGLGPGTTLVLLNGRRLSGSANGRAVDISQIPLTAVSRVELLTDSASSVYGSDAVGGVVNFILLDHFDGLEARAGYGTTDDGAQGEYRGSLTGGLNWSTGNAVISASYLDRSALTADERSFSRDVEGAYTLVQPQKRTGLFLTARQEAGDDLTFNVDGLYNRRTGFFSLFRDLGLSGGVPRLLLTEYHQVSNSWFGSLGATWRVSDALTIDTIGSYSRIKEGALSDDVMSTVTSPVTQHNGSLSQAWDATTRASGRLFALPGGNLAYSFGVGVTRETLSTSRIASNTDGYESSVLDDHKRTTRYAFGELNLPFIGPATGLPGINQLEANISARYSDYSDFGKNFSPKIGVLWSITPGFNLRSSYGRTFRAPYLDDIGRPGVYSILDLAGFGLHTPDPAGDPIGLYIDDGVDPKLGPETSNLLTFGMDLRPPSVPRLNFSFTYVSIDYKNRIARGDPGRGTYYFQPQLFRELFNFSPTKADIASILGNATLGIGNNVTSFDLTNLDALAANVGYILDNRLRNISKSSQKAVDINASYAFKRGTIDYSIGANATYILASETRTTPSSQVIAQSNILGRPVDFRGNAFVGLATGGYSARLTGNYVGAYLNPYVPAYPKISDQLTFDLTASYDFGERPGPLHGLAIYLTVQNLLNRDPPFAADLGAGVTDGLSEPIGYDPSNANPLRRYLSIELRKRF, encoded by the coding sequence ATGAGCTGCCGCACGCTGTTGCTCGCGGCCTGTGCGGCGGGGGCCGCCATGCCCAGCGCCGCGCTGGCGACGAGTCCGACGTTCGACGTGCCGGCACGCGACCTGGGCGGCGCGCTGATGGCGCTCGCGCGCCAGGCGAATCGGGAGATTCATTTCTCCGCCGACCTCACCCGCCCCTTTACCGCGCCCGCGCTGCAGGGCGAATTGACGGTCGACGAGGCCTTGACCCGGCTGCTCGCGGGCACCGGCCTCGCCTACCATATCAACGGCAGCGGCGCGATCGTGATCGAACACCCGTCGGGGGGAGCCGACGCCGGGGGCGCCGCGGCGGAAAACGAGAGCGCTGAGGTTGTCGTCACGGGCACCAATATCCGCGGCATCGTCCCGCGATCCTCACCGCTCACTATAGTGGATCGGCGCGAGCTCGATGCGCGTGGCGCAACCACCGCCGAACAGGCGGTCAACACTTTCACCCAGAATTTCAATTCGGTGAGCGGCAACACTACGTCGGCGGACCGCGCCGGCTTCTTCAATCAGACGGGCACTAATGGCGTCGACTTGCGCGGCCTCGGGCCCGGGACGACCCTTGTTCTGCTCAACGGCCGCCGGCTGTCGGGGTCGGCAAACGGGCGCGCGGTCGACATCTCGCAGATTCCGCTGACGGCGGTGTCGCGCGTCGAGTTGCTGACTGACAGCGCGTCTTCGGTCTACGGCTCGGACGCGGTCGGCGGCGTCGTCAATTTCATCCTGCTCGACCATTTCGACGGGCTGGAAGCGCGCGCCGGCTATGGCACGACCGATGATGGCGCGCAGGGTGAATATCGTGGATCGCTCACCGGTGGCCTTAATTGGTCGACGGGCAATGCGGTGATCAGCGCAAGCTATCTCGACCGCTCGGCCCTGACAGCCGACGAGCGGTCTTTCTCGCGAGACGTCGAAGGCGCCTACACCCTCGTCCAGCCGCAGAAGCGCACCGGCCTGTTCCTCACCGCCCGACAGGAGGCAGGCGACGATCTGACCTTCAATGTCGACGGCCTCTACAATCGGCGCACCGGATTCTTCTCCCTCTTCCGCGACCTTGGCCTTTCGGGTGGCGTTCCTCGGCTATTGCTGACCGAATACCATCAGGTGAGCAATTCCTGGTTTGGCTCGCTCGGCGCGACCTGGCGGGTCAGCGACGCGCTGACGATCGACACGATCGGTTCTTACTCGCGAATCAAGGAAGGCGCGCTTTCCGACGACGTGATGTCGACCGTCACCTCTCCGGTAACGCAGCATAACGGTTCCTTGTCGCAGGCATGGGATGCCACGACGCGGGCGAGCGGGCGGCTCTTTGCGCTTCCAGGTGGCAACTTAGCCTATTCGTTCGGTGTCGGCGTGACTCGCGAGACGCTATCGACAAGCAGGATCGCCTCTAACACGGACGGCTATGAGTCGTCGGTTTTGGACGACCACAAGCGGACCACGCGTTATGCCTTCGGCGAGCTGAATCTGCCGTTCATCGGGCCGGCCACAGGCCTGCCCGGCATCAATCAGCTTGAGGCGAATATTTCCGCGCGCTATTCCGACTATTCCGACTTCGGCAAGAATTTCAGTCCGAAGATCGGCGTGCTTTGGTCGATAACGCCCGGGTTCAACCTGCGCAGCAGCTACGGCCGCACGTTCCGCGCGCCTTACCTCGACGATATCGGTCGACCGGGCGTTTATTCGATACTCGATCTCGCTGGATTCGGCCTGCACACGCCTGATCCCGCCGGCGATCCGATAGGTCTCTATATCGACGACGGTGTTGACCCCAAGCTGGGGCCGGAGACATCCAATCTCCTAACATTCGGCATGGACTTGCGGCCACCCAGCGTTCCACGTCTGAACTTCAGCTTCACCTACGTCTCGATCGATTATAAAAATCGCATCGCGCGCGGCGATCCGGGCCGGGGAACCTATTATTTTCAGCCGCAGCTTTTCCGAGAATTGTTCAATTTCTCGCCGACTAAGGCGGATATCGCGTCGATCCTGGGCAATGCGACCCTTGGCATCGGCAACAATGTCACCAGTTTCGATCTCACCAATCTCGACGCGCTGGCCGCCAATGTTGGTTACATCCTGGACAACCGGCTGCGGAACATCTCCAAATCCAGCCAGAAGGCGGTCGATATCAACGCAAGCTACGCCTTCAAGCGCGGGACGATCGATTATTCGATCGGTGCCAATGCTACCTACATCCTCGCATCCGAGACACGTACGACCCCAAGTTCGCAGGTCATCGCTCAGTCCAATATTCTTGGTCGTCCGGTGGATTTCCGCGGCAATGCCTTCGTCGGGTTGGCGACCGGTGGCTACTCCGCACGGCTCACCGGCAATTATGTCGGTGCTTATCTGAATCCCTACGTGCCGGCCTATCCGAAGATAAGCGACCAGCTAACCTTCGATCTGACCGCATCCTATGACTTTGGCGAGCGGCCCGGACCGTTGCATGGCCTTGCCATCTACCTGACCGTGCAAAATCTGCTCAACCGCGATCCGCCCTTCGCGGCCGACTTGGGGGCGGGCGTTACTGACGGGCTCAGCGAGCCGATTGGCTACGATCCATCCAACGCCAATCCGCTTCGCCGCTACCTCTCGATCGAACTGCGTAAACGTTTCTAG
- a CDS encoding SDR family oxidoreductase, translating into MTILVTGATGRVGRHVVDQLVRRGADVRVLTRDPAKADFPAGVDVMQGDLLDIDVLRAAFSGVSTLFLLNAVTGDEFTQAIITLNVAREAGVERVVYLSVFQADRAVNVPHFAVKSGAERMLEQMGFGATILRPTYFIDNEVMVKDVILQHGVYPMPIGSKGVAMVDTRDIAEVAAIELIRREAAPSKLPSETINVVGPDTLTGPQVAAIWSDVLGRPIAYGGDDPSGFEQNMASFMPKWMAYEMRLMAERYVSDGMIPDEGDRERLTAILGRPLHDYRDFAGSIAGA; encoded by the coding sequence ATGACCATTCTCGTAACCGGCGCCACCGGACGTGTCGGCCGCCACGTCGTCGACCAGCTCGTGCGTCGCGGCGCCGACGTTCGTGTGCTGACCCGTGATCCGGCGAAGGCCGACTTCCCCGCTGGCGTCGACGTCATGCAAGGTGACCTGCTCGACATCGACGTGCTGCGCGCGGCGTTCTCTGGCGTCAGCACGCTGTTCCTGCTCAATGCGGTGACCGGTGACGAGTTCACCCAGGCGATCATCACCCTGAATGTCGCGCGCGAAGCAGGCGTTGAGCGTGTCGTCTACCTGTCGGTCTTCCAAGCTGATCGTGCCGTAAACGTGCCGCATTTCGCGGTGAAGTCCGGCGCCGAGCGAATGCTGGAGCAGATGGGTTTCGGCGCCACGATCCTGCGCCCGACCTACTTCATCGACAATGAGGTGATGGTGAAGGACGTCATCCTTCAGCACGGCGTCTATCCGATGCCGATCGGTAGCAAGGGTGTCGCCATGGTCGACACCCGCGACATCGCCGAGGTCGCGGCGATCGAACTGATCCGCCGCGAGGCCGCGCCGAGCAAGCTGCCATCTGAGACGATCAACGTCGTCGGTCCCGACACGCTGACCGGTCCGCAGGTCGCCGCGATCTGGTCCGACGTGCTCGGCCGTCCGATCGCGTATGGCGGCGACGATCCCAGCGGCTTTGAGCAGAACATGGCGAGCTTCATGCCGAAGTGGATGGCATACGAGATGCGTCTCATGGCCGAGCGCTACGTCAGCGACGGCATGATCCCCGACGAGGGGGACCGCGAACGCCTGACTGCCATTCTCGGCCGCCCTCTGCACGATTACCGCGATTTCGCGGGCAGCATCGCCGGCGCGTAA
- a CDS encoding RNA polymerase sigma factor: protein MEPEHQGRISDESWSVDQLSRRYQAVLVRYFCRRGIDLADTRDLAQEVFERLSRPEVRERIGRVEGYLFSIAANLAVEYFRYRQVRRAHPVADIVTSVQRGEEFPPDRLFEGRQELDMVVAALNELPERMRHIFLLARVENLTHAEIAARLGVSKRLVQYEVTTATACLADHRRRVT from the coding sequence GTGGAGCCGGAACATCAGGGACGTATCAGCGACGAAAGCTGGTCAGTCGATCAGCTTTCGCGCCGCTATCAGGCTGTGCTCGTGCGCTATTTCTGTCGCCGCGGGATCGACTTGGCCGACACGCGGGACCTGGCGCAGGAGGTGTTCGAGCGCTTGTCCCGGCCTGAGGTGCGCGAACGGATCGGCCGCGTCGAAGGTTATCTGTTCAGCATCGCCGCCAATCTGGCGGTCGAATATTTCCGCTATCGCCAAGTCCGCCGCGCGCACCCGGTCGCCGACATCGTCACCTCCGTCCAGCGCGGCGAAGAATTTCCCCCCGATCGCCTTTTCGAAGGCCGCCAGGAGCTCGATATGGTCGTTGCCGCGCTGAATGAACTGCCCGAGCGCATGCGCCACATCTTCCTTTTGGCGCGGGTCGAGAATCTCACCCATGCAGAGATTGCCGCGCGACTGGGCGTCTCCAAACGCCTCGTTCAATATGAGGTGACTACGGCGACCGCCTGTCTGGCCGATCACAGGAGGCGCGTAACGTGA
- a CDS encoding LysR family transcriptional regulator codes for MDLLALTDFTLVARHGGFGKAARAAGRPKATLSRRVAELEASLDLRLFERGVRDLKLTEEGRALFERAGALLTELEETAASIASGGDRPRGRLRISAPLLFSQTAMGRLAAKFSLLYPEVRLEVTTEDRPVDMIEEGYDLVIRVDPDPDETLVGRPFLHDRLVVVASPDLPRLADAAVPAVVRGNDRTGSWTVNTAAGQSNVAVDPVLRLSSLVMIRDAVLAGGGAARLPVSLVSHDLAAGRLAHWGDVAGSEIALWALYPSRRLLSARVSAFLDLLKRAFPKAAPEELAAYLNG; via the coding sequence ATGGACCTGCTAGCTCTAACAGATTTTACGCTGGTCGCCCGGCATGGCGGGTTCGGTAAGGCCGCTCGTGCCGCCGGTCGGCCCAAGGCGACCCTGTCCCGACGTGTCGCTGAGCTGGAGGCGAGCCTCGACCTGCGCCTTTTCGAGCGCGGCGTACGCGACCTGAAGCTGACGGAGGAGGGCCGGGCTTTGTTCGAACGCGCCGGCGCGCTGCTCACCGAGCTTGAAGAAACAGCCGCTTCAATTGCGTCCGGTGGAGACCGGCCGCGCGGGCGGCTGCGGATCAGCGCGCCTTTGCTGTTCTCGCAGACCGCGATGGGCCGGCTGGCCGCTAAGTTCTCGCTTCTATATCCCGAGGTCAGGCTCGAGGTGACGACCGAGGACCGGCCCGTCGACATGATCGAGGAAGGCTACGACCTCGTGATCCGGGTCGATCCCGATCCTGACGAGACGTTGGTCGGCCGTCCGTTTCTCCACGATCGGCTGGTGGTCGTGGCAAGCCCGGATCTGCCACGACTGGCTGACGCGGCCGTGCCCGCAGTGGTGCGCGGAAACGATCGAACGGGAAGCTGGACGGTTAACACAGCTGCGGGACAATCGAACGTCGCGGTCGATCCGGTGCTCAGGCTGTCATCGCTGGTTATGATCCGCGATGCGGTGCTGGCCGGCGGTGGTGCGGCGCGCCTGCCCGTGTCGCTGGTCAGCCATGACCTGGCGGCAGGCCGGCTTGCGCATTGGGGCGACGTAGCGGGATCAGAGATCGCCCTATGGGCACTCTATCCGTCCCGCAGACTTCTGAGCGCCCGGGTCTCCGCGTTCCTAGATCTGCTGAAGCGAGCCTTTCCAAAAGCTGCGCCCGAGGAGCTAGCAGCTTACCTTAATGGATAA